The window GAGATGGTGCCCCGTGCCAGCTTTTAAATGCGCAGCAATTAATAGCGTGAaagaattacatacatatacatatgctcATAGAATTTAAACAGAATTTATAATGGGTTTAAATTTCATTCCAAGGGGACAGTTGGGAGACAATAGAAGGCCAACAGAGAACATCCAATATTTTAATAAGTATCGGAAGTTGCGGCAAAGTGTACAACAGTTGCGACACGTAAAAGATAACAGCCTGGCCGGGAGTGGCCTAGCCCCCAGGCCAGTAACTTTATTTACCGCATCCacaacttttgtttgtttacattttATCTGACAGACATGAGACGAATTTATGTGCTCACCATGAAACCACCGCAGCGTTTCTCATTTTCGCGTGGAGCTACCAATCCACCGTACGTCCAATTGATGATATCCTCACGTAACTTTGGCGGAATTAGATGCAAAGAATTCAATACATCTAAACCGCAGACGGCAAAGAACACTATGGTGCTCCTATTGGAGGAAGATGAAAGATTATCACAGATGAAATGAAGGATGAAAAGGTAAACCTTACCGTGTGTTATCATGGGAAGCCATCCTGGCCGGCAACAAGTGGAGGAAGCGCAGTAGATTCTTGGCATGCTTAGACAGCAGCACGGGCTCGGGCTCAATGGCATCTTCCATATCTATGTGATGGGACATTACGGGGAATGTGAAAagatttcttttgttgttgacTCAATTTGTTAACAGATGATGACTAATGTAAAGATATTCTAGGCAAACACGGCAACACAGTCCGTCGGGAGCGAGTGAGCTTCAAGTAATGGCTGTGCATTTGCACGTGTACACCTTTAAATAGTCTAGCTgaatttaccttttttttttgttgtttattataaGCCGGTTTGCATTGTAGGTggaagtagaaaaaaaaaaacaaataacaagaCAAGGGCAAAAAACTTGCTGTTCCTGGATGTTTGTCTTCTTCTTTGCTTTTTTGGCAATCACAGGGAAGCAGCCACAGATAAACAAAgtgcatttttttgttttatttaattttgaaatacatTCCATAATTTATAAGATATTTTCGCTCTTGCTTTTTTAAAATCATgcattatttatgtatttagaaATTCTAAGAAATATTTTCACTTATTTTTTTATCATGGGTTTTTTTGGTATAATCATAATTTTCTTCTCGTGTAAACATGAATGTTTGCGTTTAAAGGCGAATGGCAATAAGCGATGAAGTAATCAGCTGTTCGCAAGCCGCATTTTTATATTGCTATTAGTTAATTgtaattgttaatttattaattaaaaatgcgTTTAACTCAATTTTTGACCAGCAAATTGAAGAATTTCTCCAATCTGCCCAAGGAATACATTGAGCGCAGCAAGAAACAGGTGAGAGcagaataattttaaaatatttcgtCTTCAATTTTTCGGGGCTCACGTAACATTAtgacaacaattaaaaaattgttaatttctCATTTAGGTCTATTGGCAAACGCCGCGGGAGGCAACCCATTTGCCACGGACTGTGGAACGCAAGCGTTTCCGTTACACCACCAATCGATCCTGGACAGGACAGTTCCGCCAACAAAATCTTCCGGGCACCATGCGCCGTAAGGTGTTTGTAGAGCCAGTTGGTGAGTAAAACCTTGTTATATACCTGTTTATACATTCTTATTTTAATTCTCAATGATTTCTTTAGAGGATTGGAGTTTCTTTCGTGGCGATCGCGTCGAGGTTTTGGTGGGCAAAGATAAAGGCAAACATGGCATTGTCAATCAGGTGATACCCGAACGCAATTGGGTGATTGTCGAAGGTGTCAATTGGCATTATCGTCGTGTGGGTGCCGAAAAGGAATTTCCGGGAATAATTATCAAATCGGAGGCCCCTCTGCACGTTACCAAGGACATTCGATTGGTGGATCCATCCGACTTGCAGGGTACAGAAATCGAATGGCGCTACACAGAGGAGGGTGAAAAAGTACGTGTATCTATGCGATCGGGTAGAATCATACCCATTCCAGAGACAAATAATCAAACACATGACTACAAGACCCAAAATGCCTATATTGAAAGAGAAAAGGATACGCCAGGTAACACAAACGATATTTAgatttgaatatatttttaataaatttcccCTTTCAGCTGCTGTGGTGGGCGAGATTACTTTCCAGCCAAAATTGGCAACCTTTGAGATGGATATTATGGAGGAAATGGGCATTAAGGAAGAACGCACACCAGCAAAAAGCTATTGGTATTAGTTCAAAAACAATCGTTGcttgttttatttaatattaaaaaaatataacaaattcTCTAAACAAATGTTATTCATTTGTCCACTGCACCAAATATCTCCTCGCGATGTTGCCTTAGAGTTTTGGCCAAGCGACTGACAGTTACCTCAGCTTTGTCAAAGTCCTGGCGCAGGGTTTTATTGAAGGTCTCATAGAGCCAGGTGCAGGTTTTGGACATGTTCGCCTCGTAGCTTGTAAAAACGCGACTTGTGTGCTCATATCTGGCAGGGTTTAGATTGTTAATGAGTTTAGTGATATAGGAGATCATTCTTGTTACCTTTGTTTATTCGCTATATCGGTTATAAGATAAACGTTACAATGCTTAACCGCCAGCACTTGACGATGACTCATATACTTAAGCTCCACATGCGGCAAGGCCAATTGAGCTGCCTCCAAAGAGATCATGGAGGCATGTAATAAACTCCTACAGTCTAAGGCATATTGAAGTTTCTGCTTAGGATCACTGAAATGTAGGACAAATGCATATATTTTTGTGAACAATCTGCCTCCTGTGGTTTGTTCTTACATTACTCTGGCCaattgttgccattgtttTAATGCCTGCGTTGAGGAATTGGCTGCCGCTCTCAGAAGTAGACCACAAATACGCCATTGCTCCAGGGCACTGCCCAGCTTATCGCGGGTATCCCTTGCCGTTTCCAACTGGGCATCAATGCTCTCCTCCAGTCGTGTCATGTACGTTCCACCGCTTATATACGCTATAATGCCGTCCTGATCCACATAAAGCTCATTGAGTTCGGCATAACTTTCCATCAGAGTCTTCAGACGCTGCTTGGTGTGCTCTAATAGTTCACTATAATATCGTATGCTGAGCAAATATAGTGCTGATTCACTCAGATTGGCAAAGAAATCTTCATGCATGGAAGCCTTACGTGCATCACCAATGATGCCCAAATTGTACGCCAACTGCATGAGAAGAAGTGGAACAAAATAATTATGCATAAACCTCCAACCCTGAAGGATGGAATTTGAATCGATTCCGCTATGCGTAGTATATAAAAAGTTGGCTAATTTTGTGTAATTATATTTCATTCTCCCCTTCTC is drawn from Drosophila willistoni isolate 14030-0811.24 chromosome 2R unlocalized genomic scaffold, UCI_dwil_1.1 Seg167, whole genome shotgun sequence and contains these coding sequences:
- the LOC6643990 gene encoding uncharacterized protein LOC6643990 — protein: MMGCGSSMETTAPPNSSGLQQQQNGPTKVKNIVQQYVRLDEQISKLEGTCPGPRMATAEAWIEHLQAKRDDMLGLDGALPSEQTQLLEDDPLRVQAGEGGPRGNEIVANTPTRDLAQLAYNLGIIGDARKASMHEDFFANLSESALYLLSIRYYSELLEHTKQRLKTLMESYAELNELYVDQDGIIAYISGGTYMTRLEESIDAQLETARDTRDKLGSALEQWRICGLLLRAAANSSTQALKQWQQLARVIDPKQKLQYALDCRSLLHASMISLEAAQLALPHVELKYMSHRQVLAVKHCNVYLITDIANKQRYEHTSRVFTSYEANMSKTCTWLYETFNKTLRQDFDKAEVTVSRLAKTLRQHREEIFGAVDK
- the LOC6643989 gene encoding probable 39S ribosomal protein L24, mitochondrial, with translation MRLTQFLTSKLKNFSNLPKEYIERSKKQVYWQTPREATHLPRTVERKRFRYTTNRSWTGQFRQQNLPGTMRRKVFVEPVEDWSFFRGDRVEVLVGKDKGKHGIVNQVIPERNWVIVEGVNWHYRRVGAEKEFPGIIIKSEAPLHVTKDIRLVDPSDLQGTEIEWRYTEEGEKVRVSMRSGRIIPIPETNNQTHDYKTQNAYIEREKDTPAAVVGEITFQPKLATFEMDIMEEMGIKEERTPAKSYWY